A stretch of DNA from Hemitrygon akajei chromosome 4, sHemAka1.3, whole genome shotgun sequence:
gcaaaccacctctgtagaaataaaattgccaagaacaatcattgtcATAGAAGGACCATGATCGGCTAAGCTATATGACACAACACGTAACAAATGAGTGTTCCAAATAAACCAGgtatcctggctattttctgtatttgcttttgttcattaagatttgtcccaaataagtggctgcccccgTTAACCGAAGACCGAATTAACTTTTCTTTTGTAACATTAATATAGTTTTGTGATGCAGCACTGCTGTAGAGGAAGGTTACACTAATgatatttattattttcacaGAAAAAGAAACTGCGACAGCATGTCCTTTGAAACTGATGAAACAGAAGAGACTATAACTTCTCTTCATATGAGAGTCTACCATCCACAGGCTTCAGTGTTTAAGTCCCTGAATTTCAATGAAAAACACAAGTATCGAGTAGAAGAATCCATAAAGTTTGGCCGTGACTCTAAAGTATGCCAATTTCCTCTATTGGACAAACGTGCTTCACGAGTTCAGTTTGTAATACAATCATTCCGACATGCTGACAGCTCAGAGCTCTGTTTTGAAATCAAAAATGTAAGCTTGCGGACTCAACTATCTGTCAATGGTGTCACTTTGGATCATCTCAATAGAATTGATTTATCAAACAAGTGTATTTTGCGATTTGGTGAATTCCAATTCTGTCTTGAAAAGGAGAGTGGAGAAGACAGAGAACATTTTGAGGTCAAATTTACACTTTCTTTTGTTCCATTTTGTCAGGAGGGAATTGTGGAGGCTCTATCTCATCCTGTGACTGAGAGTGGTGTTTTGAATGTTCCAGTGACCCAGCACCAATCTCAGACTGCAGTAGAAACTGATGAAAATGAATTAATATCATAAGATTCATGCATGTTACATTAAGTAGTAAATTAATGCTAGGCTCTTCAGCTATCATGTGTAGTGTGAGGGAGGAGAGAAAACATGGCCCAAGTGTTGTTCAAAAGGGAGTATTGGGAAACACCACTAGAAATTATCAGGGTTTCCAAATCGTTGGTAAGTGGGATATCAATATATTACTGTACTGGGAAAATCAAATTTAAATCAGAAtaacagaatttcccagtggctaaaTATTTTAAATCCTATCACCATTTtcattctgacatgccagtctATGGCCGCCTCTTCTGCCACAGTGAGGCCACTCTCATGgaggaggtgcaacacctcattctatgtaggtagcctccaacctgatggcataaacagtgatttctccttctgctaattcccccctcccccttttctccTCTTCTACTCCCCACtccggcctcttacctcttctcctcacctgcctttcaccacccccccccccccccggtgctctcctctttccccttctcctatggtgcattctatcagattccttcttctccaccccTCACCGTTTGTTGTTCTGGTCGtcctcctctcccccactttttattctgacatcttcccctcctcccttcctttccagtccggatgaaaggcctcagcctgaaatgttgaccgtttattcatttccacacatcctgcctgacctgttgagttcccctagcattttgctggcattgctctggatttccagcatctacagaatctcctgtgtttagaaTATTAAATGTTATCTTTATACAAATAGTGGCAGCAAATGCTAAGATAACAATATTAATGCCTTTGcaatacatacacacacaatgctttaggaactcagtaggtctggcagcatccatggagaggaataaagagttgatgttttggggcaagacacttcatcaggatccTGGTAGGACAGGGATTTCCAAGttgtggtccatggacccctgaGCTAAAGGTATAAGAAAGGTTGGGGGGTTGG
This window harbors:
- the LOC140726529 gene encoding TRAF-interacting protein with FHA domain-containing protein A-like, with product MDGRNFHSILQNKFSHFCQKKYRAQSKGRQEGPNASNLCSDWIFRPSVKERTAPIFGISENTGGKRNCDSMSFETDETEETITSLHMRVYHPQASVFKSLNFNEKHKYRVEESIKFGRDSKVCQFPLLDKRASRVQFVIQSFRHADSSELCFEIKNVSLRTQLSVNGVTLDHLNRIDLSNKCILRFGEFQFCLEKESGEDREHFEVKFTLSFVPFCQEGIVEALSHPVTESGVLNVPVTQHQSQTAVETDENELIS